The window ATGAACCAAAAGAGCGCGTAGGCACTACAAGTTCAGATTAGACAACAATTTTATTTCCTAACGCTTCATTATGTTGTGGACTGAAGCTTTAATGACAGAAAAAATCATCGGCCATGGCACATGGTACGACAAAACAGCCGCCAGAATCATAGAGAGAGAACGCAAACTAGGCCGCAGCCTCGACTTAATCCGAACAGAAATGGGCCTCGGCGCCTCAGGCTTGCCCCACATTGGCAGCCTCGGCGATGCAGCAAGGTCCTTCGCAGTCACCTTAGCCTTAAGGGAGCAAGGCTTCAATTCTGAGCTAATCGCGTTTTCAGATGACAAAGACGGTTTACGAAAAGTTCCAGCAGATTTTCCCAAAATAATGCAGAAATACTTAGGCTACCCAGTCACAAGTATACCCGACCCGTTCAAATGTCACAGCAGCTTCGGCGAACACATGAGTTCTCTTCTGTTAGAAGCCTTGGACAAATCAAACATAGAATATAATTTCATTTCAGCAAAGAAAGCCTACGCAGAAGGCTGGTTCAACGAAGAAATTAAAGCAATTCTCATAAACGCCAAACGAGTGGGAGAAATCGTGAAAGAGGAGGTGGGGCAAGAAAGATACACTGA is drawn from Candidatus Bathyarchaeota archaeon and contains these coding sequences:
- the lysS gene encoding lysine--tRNA ligase, translated to MTEKIIGHGTWYDKTAARIIERERKLGRSLDLIRTEMGLGASGLPHIGSLGDAARSFAVTLALREQGFNSELIAFSDDKDGLRKVPADFPKIMQKYLGYPVTSIPDPFKCHSSFGEHMSSLLLEALDKSNIEYNFISAKKAYAEGWFNEEIKAILINAKRVGEIVKEEVGQERYTEALPYFPICSNCGRIYTTTAHEFLPKEGKIIYTCKGMEIKGKWLEGCGHEGETDYRKGKGKLSWKSEFAVRWNALDIRFEAYGKDIEDSVRINDRICREILHYEPPLHARYEMFLDKSGKKISKSAGNVFTPQVWFRYGSPQSLVLLMLKRFVGTRELS